GCTGTAAACAGTTTTTCGCGACGTGTAAACGATATGCCGAGCTAGCACGTCCATCATCTAAAGGCTGATAGTCTTGCGACAATGCCTGCTGCGCCTGAACGATCAATTCTGCTGTAATTTGCTGGCCTTCTAATATGGCTTCTGCATATTTTGCACGTTTGGGAATAGCTGCCATGCCACCAAAAGCAATTCTTACATTGTGAGCAATATAATGAGGATCTAACTCGCAAGAAATGGCTGCACATACCGCAGAAATATCTTGCTCAAAACGTTTGGCAATTTTATAGCTGGCAAATTTAAAACGTGTCTGCCCTTCGCGAAGCGGAATAACAATCGCCTCAACAAACTCACCAAGTTGTAATGCTGTTTTTTGATAGTCTAAATAAAAGTCTTCCAAAGCAATTTCACGAGTCTGCTCACCTACACGCAAAATCAATCGTGTACCTAGCGTAATTAATGCCGGCATTGAATCACCAATAGGCGAACCATTAGCAATATTTCCACCTAGTGTTCCTGCATTTTTAATCGGCATGGAAGCAAAACGGCGCTGTAATTCTTGAAAGTCGGGATAAAAATCTGAAATTTTAATGAGTGCATCACTCAAACTTACATTTGCTCCAATTGTTAAAGCATGGTCTGTGACTACAACCTTTTTCAGCTCTTCAACTTGACCGATATAAAGCATATCGCCCAAATCACGGCCCTGCTTTGTGACCCACAAACCTACATCTGTGCTACCTGCAACAATACGTGCTTGCGGCAACTGTAAACGTAAAGTAGCAAAATCCTGCAAAGTCTTGGGTGCAAAAAATTGCTGCTTTTGATCATTCAAATGCAATGCAGGTAATGTTCTGATCTCTTTTAATACATCAATTACTTTTTGACGTTCTAATACAACACGTGGATAGTCATAAGCTTTTTGTGCTGCATCTAAAATAGGGCGATAGCCTGTACAGCGACATAAGTTTCCAGAAAGATAATCACTGATTTTATCTTTGCTTAGAGACTGTTGTTCATTTTCATACATTGACCACAACGACATGATAAAACCAGGTGTACAAAAACCGCATTGTGAACCATGCATATCGACCATCGCCTGTTGTACCGGATGAAGTGTGCCATCTGGTACTGGCAATAAGCTATGAAGGTCTTCTACTGTAAATAGGGCCTTACCATCTAAAGTTGGTAAAAACTGAATACACGCATTCACACTACGTAATTGCAGGTTGTCATTGACCAACTCACCAATCACTACTGTACATGCACCACAATCGCCCTCAGCACATCCCTCTTTTGTACCAGTCTGCCTAGTCTTACCAGTTTGAGTATATTCTCGCAGAAATTGTAAAACCGTCATTGTAGGTACTACATTTTCTACTTGCTGCTGACCACCACGGAAAAAGAAGGTGATTGGACGTTCTAACATGTTTTATCCTTATGCTTTATAATAATGCTTCTGTGCAAATATGATGCCATTAGGCGATCATTTAGAACTTATCAATATTAAGCGCACATTTCATGTCCAAACACTTGACTATTAACGTTAAAAAACATGAAATTTATTCATCTTTTATCAAGCGTACGGAAAAACCAAAATAAATATAGTGCGAGGATTTATGAACATCAGGTCATGTTTCTGATACAATGCCGAGCTTGTCTAATAGAGTAAATTTATACGTCTTATGTCAATGCAGCAATCGTACGCAAATATTCTGACTGCCGTCGGTGAAGACCTTAATCGTCCCGGCCTTAAAGATACGCCTGTGCGTGCGGCTAAAGCTTTTTCATATTTAACTTCTGGCTATAGTAAAACTTTAGAAGAAGTCACCAATAATGCTGTTTTCCCATCAGATAACCATGAAATGGTATTGGTGAAGAATATTGAATTTTATTCGCTCTGCGAACACCATCTCCTTCCATTCTATGGCCGTGTTCATATTGCCTATTTACCAGAAGGCAAAGTTCTTGGCTTATCTAAATTTGCACGTATTACCGAGATGTTTGCTCGTCGTTTGCAAATTCAGGAAAACCTGACTCAGCAAATCGCTGAAGCTGTTGCAGAAGTCACTGATGCTCGTGGTGTCGCTGTAGTCATCGATTCAGCACATATGTGTATGATGATGCGTGGTGTAGGTAAACAAGAATCTACCACCCGTACAGTTTCATTTGTCGGAGATTTTAAAACCGATAAAGAAGCGCGCCGTGAATTCTTAAGTGCAGTACCAGAAAGCTACTAATATAGTTTTTACTGCCTAAATAAGAGCCCGACAATGTTGGGCTTTTTTTATCGCTGAACGCGATAAACTTCGATCCAATTCTACAAAACATAACAATTGAATTAGGTGATTTTTGTTATAAAAGTAGGCATCTTTCTTTTTAAATAATTTATGAGCTAATCATGCGATTTAAAAAAATTTCTTGTCTACTTTTATCCCCGCTTTTTATTTTTAGTACCTCAATTTATGCGGGCAATACACCAAAAGACCAAGAAATTAAAAAACTGGTAGATCAAAAC
The window above is part of the Acinetobacter baumannii genome. Proteins encoded here:
- the folE gene encoding GTP cyclohydrolase I FolE; protein product: MQQSYANILTAVGEDLNRPGLKDTPVRAAKAFSYLTSGYSKTLEEVTNNAVFPSDNHEMVLVKNIEFYSLCEHHLLPFYGRVHIAYLPEGKVLGLSKFARITEMFARRLQIQENLTQQIAEAVAEVTDARGVAVVIDSAHMCMMMRGVGKQESTTRTVSFVGDFKTDKEARREFLSAVPESY
- the xdhA gene encoding xanthine dehydrogenase small subunit, with protein sequence MLERPITFFFRGGQQQVENVVPTMTVLQFLREYTQTGKTRQTGTKEGCAEGDCGACTVVIGELVNDNLQLRSVNACIQFLPTLDGKALFTVEDLHSLLPVPDGTLHPVQQAMVDMHGSQCGFCTPGFIMSLWSMYENEQQSLSKDKISDYLSGNLCRCTGYRPILDAAQKAYDYPRVVLERQKVIDVLKEIRTLPALHLNDQKQQFFAPKTLQDFATLRLQLPQARIVAGSTDVGLWVTKQGRDLGDMLYIGQVEELKKVVVTDHALTIGANVSLSDALIKISDFYPDFQELQRRFASMPIKNAGTLGGNIANGSPIGDSMPALITLGTRLILRVGEQTREIALEDFYLDYQKTALQLGEFVEAIVIPLREGQTRFKFASYKIAKRFEQDISAVCAAISCELDPHYIAHNVRIAFGGMAAIPKRAKYAEAILEGQQITAELIVQAQQALSQDYQPLDDGRASSAYRLHVAKNCLQRFYVEKILSQTITRVNDLIAMVEI